From one Montipora capricornis isolate CH-2021 chromosome 10, ASM3666992v2, whole genome shotgun sequence genomic stretch:
- the LOC138020313 gene encoding uncharacterized protein has product MVRHQEDGKLITTVYRKPTHTDRYLSYLSHHPSMHKRAVVKSLMDRAERIPSTKSNRNKEKQRIMSTLQSNGYPKRFILNASKPKPPLNYPLTGAESEEKYCTIPYVSGASEPIKRVLGKHGIKVTFKPYNTIGQIFPKPKDEMGKEEIRDLVYDIPCAVCSKNYVGETQRKFTTRKG; this is encoded by the coding sequence ATGGTTCGTCACCAGGAAGACGGAAAATTAATCACCACCGTCTACCGGAAACCTACCCACACTGATCGCTATCTGTCATATTTATCGCACCATCCCAGTATGCACAAGCGAGCTGTGGTCAAATCATTAATGGATCGCGCCGAGAGAATTCCCTCGACAAAATCCAACcgaaacaaggaaaaacaaagaataatGTCCACATTACAATCAAATGGATACCCCAAACGCTTTATCTTGAATGCCAGCAAACCTAAACCACCATTAAACTACCCATTAACTGGTGCAGAGTCGGAAGAGAAATATTGCACAATACCATACGTTAGCGGGGCCTCCGAACCCATAAAGAGAGTTTTGGGCAAACATGGTATCAAAGTGACTTTTAAACCCTACAATACAATTGGCCAGATATTTCCAAAGCCGAAAGACGAAATGGGCAAAGAAGAAATTCGAGATCTCGTGTATGACATTCCCTGTGCAGTATGTAGCAAGAATTACGTCGGGgaaacgcaaagaaaatttacaactaGAAAAGGCTAG